A window of Pomacea canaliculata isolate SZHN2017 linkage group LG3, ASM307304v1, whole genome shotgun sequence contains these coding sequences:
- the LOC112558979 gene encoding ribonuclease kappa-like: MTRLPVYFMLWLLVIALEPEAIMVCPICGPKCSIYYMIISVWAIVMLLILGGFFYIRSPALFEDIPKDEATWHAQNFSLEYVKEKYEQNAINCFIAAGIYVAIFIFSFIQQRMNAQGNYEMS, from the exons ATGACACGCCTGCCAGTGTACTTCATGTTGTGGTTGTTGGTCATTGCACTTGAGCCAGAAGCAATCATGGTGTGTCCAATTTGCGGACCGAAATGTTCTATTTACTACATGATCATTAGTGTATGGGCAATTGTTATGCTG CTTATTTTGGGTGGATTTTTCTACATCCGCTCTCCAGCCCTTTTCGAGGATATTCCTAAGGATGAAGCGACTTGGCACGCTCAAAACTTCTCATTGGAGTACGTGAAGGAGAAATACGAGCAGAATGCCATAAATTGCTTTATTGCAGCAGGCATCTACGTGGCCATTTTCATCTTCTCTTTCATCCAACAACGAATGAATGCACAAGGAAACTATGAAATGTCTTAG
- the LOC112558978 gene encoding pleckstrin homology domain-containing family F member 2-like isoform X1 translates to MVDRLVNTESNARRINCVEKCFGNSGQPLTIPGRVLVGEGVLTKMCRKKPKPRQFFLFNDILVYGNIVIHKKKYNKQHILPLENIKLETVEDDGNLRNGWKIISPSKSFVVYAATATEKKEWMAHIRTCVANLIAKRGLAENALEDSPVWVPDSAARTCMHCKKSEFTLINRRHHCRHCGIVACNACTSKRWLLPQQSSRPLRVCLTCYHKLAGKSTQEPELAGGDESSGEDSSDDDDERNDVAQSRQSTSDEVSFDDAHFQTYD, encoded by the exons ATGGTGGATCGACTAG TGAACACGGAATCTAATGCACGGCGGATAAATTGTGTGGAAAAATGCTTTGGCAACTCAGGACag CCTCTGACCATACCTGGGAGGGTCCTTGTGGGCGAAGGAGTTCTTACAAAGATGTGTCGCAAGAAGCCAAAACCACGTCAGTTTTTTCTCTTCAATGACATACTAGTCTATGGTAACATCGTAATCCATAAAAAAAAG TATAACAAGCAGCACATCCTTCCCCTGGAGAACATAAAGCTAGAGACTGTGGAAGATGATGGAA ATTTACGAAATGGCTGGAAAATTATCAGCCCCAGCAAGTCGTTTGTGGTGTATGCTGCTACTGcaacagagaagaaagagtgGATGGCACATATTCGAACTTGTGTGGCTAATCTTATTGCTAAAc GAGGCCTGGCAGAGAATGCATTAGAAGACTCTCCTGTATGGGTGCCAGATTCTGCGGCCAGGACATGCATGCACTGTAAAAAGTCAGAATTCACACTGATCAATAGAAGG CATCATTGTCGACACTGTGGGATCGTTGCCTGCAATGCCTGTACCTCAAAACGCTGGTTGTTGCCTCAGCAGTCATCTCGGCCACTGCGTGTTTGTCTTACATGTTACCACAAACTAGCAGGCAAATCAACTCAAG AGCCTGAACTTGCTGGAGGTGACGAATCCTCTGGTGAGGACtcttcagatgatgatgatgagaggaaTGATGTAGCACAGAGCAGACAGAGTACATCAGATGAAGTATCTTTTGATGAT GCACATTTCCAAACCTATGACTAA
- the LOC112558978 gene encoding pleckstrin homology domain-containing family F member 2-like isoform X2 produces MVDRLVNTESNARRINCVEKCFGNSGQPLTIPGRVLVGEGVLTKMCRKKPKPRQFFLFNDILVYGNIVIHKKKYNKQHILPLENIKLETVEDDGNLRNGWKIISPSKSFVVYAATATEKKEWMAHIRTCVANLIAKRGLAENALEDSPVWVPDSAARTCMHCKKSEFTLINRRHHCRHCGIVACNACTSKRWLLPQQSSRPLRVCLTCYHKLAGKSTQEPELAGGDESSGEDSSDDDDERNDVAQSRQSTSDEVSFDDIQLLYR; encoded by the exons ATGGTGGATCGACTAG TGAACACGGAATCTAATGCACGGCGGATAAATTGTGTGGAAAAATGCTTTGGCAACTCAGGACag CCTCTGACCATACCTGGGAGGGTCCTTGTGGGCGAAGGAGTTCTTACAAAGATGTGTCGCAAGAAGCCAAAACCACGTCAGTTTTTTCTCTTCAATGACATACTAGTCTATGGTAACATCGTAATCCATAAAAAAAAG TATAACAAGCAGCACATCCTTCCCCTGGAGAACATAAAGCTAGAGACTGTGGAAGATGATGGAA ATTTACGAAATGGCTGGAAAATTATCAGCCCCAGCAAGTCGTTTGTGGTGTATGCTGCTACTGcaacagagaagaaagagtgGATGGCACATATTCGAACTTGTGTGGCTAATCTTATTGCTAAAc GAGGCCTGGCAGAGAATGCATTAGAAGACTCTCCTGTATGGGTGCCAGATTCTGCGGCCAGGACATGCATGCACTGTAAAAAGTCAGAATTCACACTGATCAATAGAAGG CATCATTGTCGACACTGTGGGATCGTTGCCTGCAATGCCTGTACCTCAAAACGCTGGTTGTTGCCTCAGCAGTCATCTCGGCCACTGCGTGTTTGTCTTACATGTTACCACAAACTAGCAGGCAAATCAACTCAAG AGCCTGAACTTGCTGGAGGTGACGAATCCTCTGGTGAGGACtcttcagatgatgatgatgagaggaaTGATGTAGCACAGAGCAGACAGAGTACATCAGATGAAGTATCTTTTGATGAT